TGCGCTGGTTGCTGGAACACATACCAGAGGCCAGAGCCAAAGCCGAACAGGGAAAGTTGCGATTTGGTACCGTCGACAGCTTTCTGCTCTGGCGGCTGACCGGTGGCAAGGTTCACCGTACCGATGCCACCAACGCCTCGCGCACCATGCTGTTCAATATCCACACCCAAAGCTGGGATCAGGACCTGCTTGAATTATTCGACATTCCCGCCAGCCTGCTCCCCGAGGTAATGGATACCGCTGCCGACTTTGGCCACACCGAGGCAGGTTTGTTTGGCGCAGAAATCCCCATCACCGCGATGGCCGGTGATCAGCAAGCCGCTCTGATTGGCCAGGCCTGTTTCCAGCCGGGCATGGTCAAGAGCACCTACGGCACCGGCTGTTTTATGATCATGAATACCGGTGACCAGCCGATTCGTTCGAACAATCGCTTGCTGACGACAGTCGGCTATCGCCTGCAAGGTCAGGTAACCTTTGCTCTTGAAGGGAGCATTTTCGTTGCCGGGGCGGCAATCCAGTGGCTGCGCGACGGCCTGAAGCTGATTCAGCACGCCGGTGAGACCGAAGCCATGGCCGAGCAGACCGGGCATGATTGCGGCGTCTATCTGGTACCTGCTTTCACTGGCCTGGGTGCACCCTACTGGGACCCCAAGGCGCGTGGAGCCATTTTTGGCCTGACCCGGGATACCGGCATTGCTGAAATCGTCACCGCCGGGCTGCAATCGGTCTGCTTCCAGTCCCGTGATTTGCTGGATGCCATGCAAGCTGACGGAGCTATCAGCACCTCGGCATTACGAGTGGATGGCGGCATGGTGGTCAATAACTGGGTCGTGCAGTCCCTGGCTAACATCCTTGGCGTACCGGTTGAACGCCCGCAAGTCACTGAGACAACGGCACTTGGCGTGGCTTATCTGGCCGGACTGCACAGTGGGCTGTTCGCCAGCCTGGAGGAGATAGCCGCGCATTGGCATTGCCAGCGCAACTTCAAACCGGATATGCCGGAAGACCAGCGCAATCAGCTCTATCAGGGCTGGCAGGATGCAGTGCGGCGTGTACGCGAGGGCTGACACAGCCCGTCAGAGATCGATTCGCCCGCGCAGCTGCTTCCTCTGGCCGTGACGAGTCTTGGCATCCAGCCGGCGCTTCTTCGCTGCCCGCCCCGGTTTGGTTGGTCGCCGCGGCTTGACCTCAACGAGCACACTGTTGATCAACTCGACCAGACGCCTTATGGCATCTTCGCGATTCTGCTCCTGGGTGCGGTATTGCTGCGCCTTGATCACCACCACTCCATCCTTGGTGATACGTTTGTCATTCAGCGCCAGCAGGCGTTCCCGGCAAATGTCCGGCAGGCTGCTTCGGTTGATGTCAAAGCGCAAATGGATAGCGCTGGATACCTTGTTGACGTTCTGCCCGCCAGCACCCTGGGCTCGAATCGGCAGGCACTCGAAGTCCGCTTCATCCAGTTGCAGATTTTTGTCCAGTTCGATCATTCGCTGCTCTTCAGACGACGACAGAGTATGCTGATACCTTAACATTGATCATGGCTCGGCATGGATATTCGACAACTGCAGTTTCTTATCGCGCTGGATGACACCCGCCACTTTGGCCAGGCGGCTGAACGCTGCCATGTGACTCAACCAACGTTGTCCATGCGCTTGCGCCAACTCGAAGAACAGCTTGGGCTGACCCTGGTACAGCGCGACCAACGCTTTCATGATTTCACCCCTGAAGGCAAGCGCATCCTCGCCTGGGCCCGCAGCCTGATGCGTGCACACGACGGTTTGCTGGCCGAAGCCGCAGCCTGTCGTGGTCAGTTGATCGGTACGCTGCGCCTCGGCATGGTACCCCTTGCGGGGTTCAATCCGGCCCGCCTTTTGGCTTTGTGGCGTCAGGAGTATCCGGAGCTGAGCCTGCAACTGACCACTCTGAGCAGTGAACAGATTCTTGAACAGCTGGCCAGCAACCAGCTCGACCTCGGCCTCGGCTATCTGAATAAAATCGATCCGGCCAGTTTTGCCAGCCTGACGCTGGCGATGCCAACCATGGGCCTGCTCTTCGCTCCGGCCCATGTCAGCCCACCCAGCGATTCACCCAACTGGCAGGAAGTAGCCAGATTGCCCCTTGGCTTGTTGTCCAGTGGCATGCATTTTCGTCAGGCGGTTGAACAAGCCCTGCGCAGCCGAGGTTTGCGCGCAAATCTGGTGATCGAAAGTGATGCCGTCCAGCAATTACTGCACAGCGTGCGTTACGGACTCTGCTGCAGCGTCATCCCTTACGATGCGGATCTGTTGGCAAGCAATCCCGACCTGAACTGGATCGCCATCGCCGAAAGCAGCAACCTGGCGCCCATCGGCTTGTTGATCAGGCGGCAGAAACCCACCAGCGTTATTGCCCAGACGTGTTTCAACGCCGCCAAACCACTGGAAATGGTGCAACCAGACGGGCCATAGACCACCTTGATCAGCCCATCAGCAGCAGCAATTGGACGACGCCCGAGGCAACCCCTAGGCTGATCGGAAGAATCTGCCTGCCAGCGAGTCAGTCATGCCCAGACCCGAACCTGTCCCACCTTTCAGCTACCAGACACTGCACACTCCGGCACAACTGCATGATGCCTGTCTTGCCGATGAAGTCGCCGTGGCGATCAA
This sequence is a window from Halopseudomonas salegens. Protein-coding genes within it:
- the glpK gene encoding glycerol kinase GlpK yields the protein MATHLLAIDQGTTSSRAILFDAAGTPLGSAQEEFSQYFPCDGWVEHDAEEIWQSTLSVCRQLLAEQNMHASDIRAIGITNQRETTLLWDADSGELLHRAIVWQDRRTADYCAELKQAGHEPMVSNKTGLLIDPYFSATKLRWLLEHIPEARAKAEQGKLRFGTVDSFLLWRLTGGKVHRTDATNASRTMLFNIHTQSWDQDLLELFDIPASLLPEVMDTAADFGHTEAGLFGAEIPITAMAGDQQAALIGQACFQPGMVKSTYGTGCFMIMNTGDQPIRSNNRLLTTVGYRLQGQVTFALEGSIFVAGAAIQWLRDGLKLIQHAGETEAMAEQTGHDCGVYLVPAFTGLGAPYWDPKARGAIFGLTRDTGIAEIVTAGLQSVCFQSRDLLDAMQADGAISTSALRVDGGMVVNNWVVQSLANILGVPVERPQVTETTALGVAYLAGLHSGLFASLEEIAAHWHCQRNFKPDMPEDQRNQLYQGWQDAVRRVREG
- the arfB gene encoding alternative ribosome rescue aminoacyl-tRNA hydrolase ArfB — its product is MIELDKNLQLDEADFECLPIRAQGAGGQNVNKVSSAIHLRFDINRSSLPDICRERLLALNDKRITKDGVVVIKAQQYRTQEQNREDAIRRLVELINSVLVEVKPRRPTKPGRAAKKRRLDAKTRHGQRKQLRGRIDL
- a CDS encoding LysR family transcriptional regulator codes for the protein MDIRQLQFLIALDDTRHFGQAAERCHVTQPTLSMRLRQLEEQLGLTLVQRDQRFHDFTPEGKRILAWARSLMRAHDGLLAEAAACRGQLIGTLRLGMVPLAGFNPARLLALWRQEYPELSLQLTTLSSEQILEQLASNQLDLGLGYLNKIDPASFASLTLAMPTMGLLFAPAHVSPPSDSPNWQEVARLPLGLLSSGMHFRQAVEQALRSRGLRANLVIESDAVQQLLHSVRYGLCCSVIPYDADLLASNPDLNWIAIAESSNLAPIGLLIRRQKPTSVIAQTCFNAAKPLEMVQPDGP